A region from the Pseudonocardia petroleophila genome encodes:
- a CDS encoding sugar phosphate isomerase/epimerase family protein — protein MAAPFLTEPHLVLAWGTVRHASFPDRVAAAAGAGYASIGLSIGAYQVLRDSGWTDRDLSAVLDGHGVGLDEIEVIFGFAGPPGPAGLADRPGLVYADPEVEQTAFHLADVFGARRVQAVGRLAPGRPGPEVAAAFGALCDRAAPHGLDVALEFVPYSDIPDAAAAAQVVAAAGRANGGVCVDSWHLFRAGADPSDLAVLDIANVLMVQLNDGPAGTAGPDRMAEAVHGRKCPGEGSFDIDAFLAQLDRPGAAPVVSVEVYSDELDLLEPAEAACRAAAATRAVLARAAARSEARPPA, from the coding sequence GTGGCCGCACCGTTCCTCACCGAACCGCACCTGGTTCTCGCCTGGGGAACGGTGCGGCACGCGTCGTTCCCGGACCGTGTGGCCGCCGCGGCCGGCGCGGGCTACGCGTCGATCGGGCTGTCGATCGGCGCCTACCAGGTCCTGCGGGACTCGGGCTGGACCGATCGTGATCTCTCGGCGGTGCTCGACGGTCACGGGGTGGGCCTCGACGAGATCGAGGTGATCTTCGGGTTCGCCGGTCCACCCGGGCCGGCGGGCCTGGCCGACCGTCCCGGTCTGGTCTACGCGGATCCGGAGGTCGAGCAGACCGCGTTCCACCTCGCGGACGTGTTCGGCGCCCGTCGAGTCCAGGCCGTTGGCCGGCTCGCCCCCGGGCGCCCCGGCCCCGAGGTCGCGGCCGCCTTCGGCGCGCTCTGCGACCGCGCCGCACCACACGGGCTCGACGTCGCGCTCGAGTTCGTCCCCTACAGCGACATCCCCGACGCCGCTGCGGCAGCTCAGGTCGTCGCCGCGGCCGGGCGGGCGAACGGAGGGGTGTGCGTCGACAGCTGGCACCTCTTCCGCGCCGGAGCCGATCCGTCCGACCTGGCGGTCCTGGACATCGCGAACGTCCTCATGGTCCAGCTCAACGACGGTCCCGCGGGTACGGCCGGGCCGGACCGGATGGCGGAGGCGGTGCACGGCAGGAAGTGTCCGGGCGAGGGCTCGTTCGACATCGACGCCTTCCTCGCGCAGCTGGACCGGCCGGGTGCGGCCCCGGTCGTCTCCGTCGAGGTCTATTCCGACGAGCTCGATCTCCTCGAACCCGCCGAGGCGGCGTGCCGCGCCGCCGCAGCGACGCGGGCCGTGCTCGCTCGGGCCGCGGCGAGATCGGAGGCCCGGCCACCGGCCTGA
- a CDS encoding MDR family NADP-dependent oxidoreductase yields MPAIAREVRLTRPGDLPLTDDAFTTAERVLSPLAPGQVLVRVRHLSLDPYQRIRIRSLTAGDTPPAGAVGQIVASREPALAEGTWVTGELDWADHVVVDAGRLTAFEPDSAIPLHHYVGLLGLSGLTAYFGVTRVLRPREGEHLVVSGASGGVGQVALQIARRSGARVLGLVGSDRKRDALADLGLSALDHHDEEWPAQLAAWAPDGVDGYFDNVWGSTSARVVEQLRPRGRIALCGQMTGLAAGRVPPLDIDWYLMLTRSLTLQGFRTIDYLDSYSDARAELAQWVRSGDLHQAVNLVAGLDAAGTAFVALVGGTAVGKTIVDIGA; encoded by the coding sequence ATGCCCGCCATCGCTCGCGAGGTTCGTCTGACCCGCCCCGGAGACCTGCCACTCACCGACGACGCCTTCACGACAGCCGAACGCGTTCTGTCTCCTCTCGCGCCGGGCCAGGTTCTCGTGCGCGTACGGCACCTGTCGCTCGACCCCTATCAGCGCATCCGCATCCGGTCCCTCACGGCAGGTGACACCCCGCCCGCGGGAGCGGTCGGGCAGATCGTGGCCAGCCGCGAGCCCGCACTCGCCGAGGGCACGTGGGTGACCGGTGAGCTCGACTGGGCGGACCATGTGGTGGTCGACGCCGGACGACTGACCGCGTTCGAGCCCGATTCCGCGATCCCGCTGCACCACTACGTCGGGCTGCTGGGTCTGAGCGGACTCACTGCCTACTTCGGTGTCACCCGTGTTCTGCGACCGCGCGAAGGCGAGCACCTCGTCGTGAGTGGCGCCTCCGGCGGCGTCGGACAGGTGGCTCTGCAGATCGCGCGACGCAGCGGAGCACGAGTCCTCGGCCTGGTGGGCTCCGACCGCAAGCGTGACGCTCTTGCCGATCTCGGTCTGTCAGCGCTCGACCACCACGACGAGGAGTGGCCGGCGCAGCTCGCCGCATGGGCTCCAGACGGGGTCGATGGCTACTTCGACAACGTCTGGGGCAGCACATCGGCACGGGTGGTCGAACAGCTCCGCCCCCGCGGCCGCATCGCACTGTGCGGCCAGATGACCGGCCTGGCGGCAGGACGCGTCCCGCCGCTCGACATCGACTGGTACCTGATGCTCACCCGCTCCCTGACGCTGCAGGGGTTCCGCACCATCGATTACCTGGACTCCTACTCCGACGCCCGTGCGGAGCTCGCACAGTGGGTGCGCAGCGGTGACCTGCACCAGGCCGTGAACCTCGTCGCCGGCCTGGATGCGGCGGGCACCGCGTTCGTCGCACTCGTCGGCGGGACGGCGGTGGGCAAGACGATCGTTGACATCGGCGCCTGA
- a CDS encoding cytochrome P450 — protein MATLTNDWPAFLSAEVAADPNAFYRRLRAESPVHWDEGLGGYLLSRHADVGAAYRDPAFSTRNYEERLEPVFGRSLLQMDGSEHSRKRALVTPYFRGKGLTKWEPVIARNIAAILDRSVVSASDALASRFRPGDTVDLLAEFGNYLPVYVITDMLGLPHADYGRFFAWYSAHIDFLGNLARDPRIDARGRAATAELWEYLTPIIAQRRAEPGEDLISALVVAEIDGETLDDIEVCTHVTQILNAGSETTGKALASMFTHLLEQRDLFEAVRDDRSNLTPAISETLRLSPPSQMNGRQTAAEVQIEGVSIPPGSLVMLLMASANRDERRFANPDSFDPSRTDLNHEKAFTASGDHFAFGFGRHFCLGAMLAKSELEQSSSVLLDRFPDMRFAGGRVPTWAGLKMRSVESLQVTL, from the coding sequence ATGGCCACTCTGACCAACGACTGGCCCGCGTTCCTGTCGGCGGAGGTCGCCGCCGACCCCAACGCCTTCTACCGGCGCCTGCGCGCGGAGTCTCCGGTGCACTGGGACGAGGGTCTGGGCGGATACCTGCTCAGCCGCCACGCCGATGTCGGGGCGGCGTACCGCGATCCCGCGTTCTCCACCCGCAACTACGAGGAGCGCCTCGAGCCGGTGTTCGGCCGCTCGCTGCTGCAGATGGACGGCAGCGAGCACAGCCGCAAACGGGCGCTGGTGACTCCGTACTTTCGAGGCAAGGGCCTGACGAAGTGGGAGCCGGTGATCGCACGCAACATCGCGGCGATCCTGGACCGCTCGGTCGTCTCGGCCTCCGACGCGCTCGCTTCGCGGTTCCGGCCGGGCGACACGGTCGATCTGCTCGCCGAGTTCGGCAATTACCTGCCGGTCTACGTGATCACGGACATGCTGGGCCTGCCGCACGCCGACTACGGCCGCTTCTTCGCCTGGTACTCCGCCCACATCGACTTCCTGGGCAACCTCGCCCGCGATCCGAGGATCGACGCGCGAGGTCGGGCAGCTACGGCCGAACTGTGGGAGTACCTCACGCCGATCATCGCCCAGCGGCGCGCCGAACCGGGGGAAGACTTGATCTCTGCTCTGGTCGTCGCCGAGATCGACGGGGAGACGCTCGATGACATCGAGGTCTGCACCCATGTCACACAGATCCTCAACGCCGGCTCGGAAACCACGGGTAAGGCCCTGGCGAGCATGTTCACCCACCTGCTCGAGCAGCGAGACCTGTTCGAGGCCGTGCGGGACGACCGGAGCAACCTCACACCGGCCATCAGCGAGACGTTGCGGCTCAGCCCGCCGTCGCAGATGAACGGGCGGCAGACCGCGGCAGAGGTGCAGATCGAGGGCGTCTCGATCCCGCCCGGCTCGCTGGTGATGCTGCTCATGGCATCGGCGAACCGCGACGAGCGGCGTTTCGCGAATCCGGACTCGTTCGACCCGAGCAGGACCGATCTGAACCACGAGAAGGCGTTCACCGCGTCCGGCGACCATTTCGCCTTCGGGTTCGGGCGGCACTTCTGCCTCGGCGCGATGTTGGCGAAGTCCGAGTTGGAGCAGTCGAGCTCGGTGCTGCTCGACCGTTTTCCGGACATGCGGTTCGCCGGCGGCCGGGTGCCCACCTGGGCGGGTCTGAAGATGCGGTCGGTCGAATCACTCCAGGTGACGCTCTGA